One window of Oscillibacter hominis genomic DNA carries:
- a CDS encoding mechanosensitive ion channel family protein has protein sequence MDLTKLLGAQIGSLSIGRLISGIVTALVCLVAVRVLGKLAKKLLGRTRLDERIRRYVLSAVRVVLWIVTIIIVMESLDIPSTSLVALLSVTSLAFSLAAENVLSNMAGGLVILVNKPFNLGDFIEASGVSGTVAEITLNYTKLDTIDGRRVLMPNKELSASRLTNFTVLGRRRAEHRVTASYEDRPETVCEALLKAAAMTGHVLKEPAPSAQIESYGDSSIEYSLRCWAETEHYWAMYYDLLSNIKRAFDDAGVTMTYNHLNVHLMREGE, from the coding sequence ATGGACCTGACAAAACTCTTGGGAGCGCAGATCGGCTCCCTCTCCATCGGGAGGCTGATTTCCGGTATTGTCACAGCCCTTGTCTGCCTGGTTGCCGTCCGGGTGTTGGGCAAGCTGGCCAAAAAGCTGTTGGGGCGGACCCGGCTGGACGAGCGGATCCGCAGGTACGTGCTGAGCGCGGTGCGGGTGGTGCTGTGGATCGTCACCATCATCATTGTGATGGAATCCCTGGACATCCCGTCCACCTCCCTGGTGGCGCTGCTGTCCGTCACCTCCCTGGCCTTTTCCCTGGCGGCGGAAAACGTGCTGTCCAACATGGCGGGCGGGCTGGTGATCCTGGTGAATAAGCCTTTTAACCTGGGGGACTTCATTGAGGCCTCCGGCGTCTCCGGCACCGTGGCGGAGATCACCCTGAACTACACCAAGTTAGACACCATAGACGGCCGGCGGGTGCTGATGCCCAACAAGGAGCTTTCCGCCAGCCGGCTGACCAACTTTACAGTGCTGGGCCGGAGGCGGGCCGAGCACAGGGTGACCGCCTCTTACGAAGACCGGCCGGAGACGGTGTGTGAAGCCCTGCTGAAGGCCGCCGCCATGACAGGGCATGTGCTGAAGGAGCCCGCGCCGTCGGCCCAGATTGAGAGCTACGGAGACAGCTCCATCGAATATAGCCTGCGCTGCTGGGCGGAGACGGAGCACTACTGGGCTATGTATTATGACCTGCTCTCAAACATCAAGCGGGCCTTTGACGACGCCGGGGTCACCATGACATACAATCATTTGAATGTCCACCTGATGCGGGAGGGCGAATGA
- a CDS encoding helix-turn-helix transcriptional regulator, whose product MKNRLEQIRKQRGIRQEDLAAALEVSRQTIGSLENGRYNPSITLAFKIARYFGLQIEEIFIYEEERP is encoded by the coding sequence TTGAAGAACCGCCTGGAACAGATCCGAAAGCAGCGGGGCATTCGCCAGGAGGACCTGGCCGCCGCCCTGGAGGTCTCACGGCAGACGATTGGCTCGCTTGAAAACGGACGGTACAACCCCTCCATCACCCTGGCCTTTAAAATCGCCCGCTATTTTGGGTTGCAGATTGAAGAGATTTTCATTTATGAGGAGGAGCGTCCATGA
- the udp gene encoding uridine phosphorylase — translation MQALEKQFHIDCAPGDVGRYCILPGDPGRCASIAALFDGGTKIDQNREFVTYTGTLLGEPVSVCSTGIGGPSAAIAMEELHNCGADTFIRVGTCGGIDLDVRSGDIVVATGAIRFEHTSREYAPIEFPAVSDFSVAGALIQASKAMGKRVHSGVVQSKDSFYGQHSPDKSPVSYELLQKWESWKRLGVKASEMESAALFVVAAALGVRCGACFHVIWNQEREAAGLDQDMSTDTTAAVRVGVEALKLLIAADKAG, via the coding sequence ATGCAAGCACTGGAAAAGCAATTTCACATTGACTGCGCGCCCGGAGACGTGGGCCGCTACTGCATCCTGCCGGGTGACCCGGGACGCTGCGCCTCCATTGCGGCGCTGTTTGACGGCGGGACAAAAATCGATCAGAACCGGGAGTTTGTCACCTACACGGGGACGCTGCTTGGAGAGCCGGTGTCGGTCTGCTCCACGGGGATCGGAGGGCCTTCCGCCGCCATCGCCATGGAGGAACTGCACAACTGCGGCGCGGACACCTTTATCCGGGTGGGCACCTGCGGGGGCATCGACCTGGACGTCCGATCCGGCGACATCGTGGTGGCCACAGGGGCCATCCGCTTTGAGCACACCAGCCGGGAGTACGCTCCCATCGAGTTCCCCGCAGTCTCCGATTTCTCCGTGGCCGGCGCCCTGATTCAGGCATCCAAGGCCATGGGCAAGCGGGTCCACTCAGGGGTGGTGCAAAGCAAGGACAGCTTCTACGGCCAACACAGCCCGGACAAGTCCCCGGTCTCCTATGAGCTGCTGCAAAAGTGGGAGTCCTGGAAGCGGCTGGGCGTGAAGGCCAGCGAGATGGAGTCCGCCGCCCTCTTCGTGGTGGCCGCGGCGTTGGGTGTGCGCTGCGGGGCGTGCTTCCACGTGATCTGGAACCAGGAGCGGGAGGCCGCAGGGCTGGATCAGGACATGAGCACAGACACAACCGCCGCCGTCCGGGTGGGCGTGGAGGCGCTGAAGCTCCTGATCGCCGCGGACAAAGCGGGCTGA
- a CDS encoding MerR family transcriptional regulator: MLKIGEFSRLSRISIRMLRHYDEMGLLTPDHVDEQTGYRYYQERQLTDAGRIISLRDMGIGVQAIAEAIAGDEAALERVLRFRRTQLLSQSQAIDEQLTRLESALRRIGKDVFEMNYEVTCKTLPQRYVASVRDVLPSYYEEGRLWHTLMKETAPLRLQVAEPCCTLGIYHDTDYRERDVDVEVQMSVKGTYEDTEHVKFKTVPPILMASATYTGSYEKVNEVNAAVAAWVRDNGYEFDGLSFCIYHVSPHETQNPDELVTEVCYPVRKKAERH; encoded by the coding sequence ATGCTGAAGATCGGCGAATTTTCCAGGCTGTCCCGCATCAGCATCCGCATGCTCCGCCACTATGATGAGATGGGGCTGCTGACGCCGGACCATGTGGATGAGCAGACCGGCTACCGGTACTATCAGGAGCGGCAGCTGACGGATGCAGGGCGCATCATCTCGCTGCGGGACATGGGCATCGGCGTCCAGGCCATCGCGGAGGCAATCGCCGGGGACGAAGCCGCTCTGGAACGGGTGCTGCGCTTCCGGAGGACGCAGCTGCTGAGCCAGAGCCAGGCAATCGACGAGCAGCTCACCCGCCTGGAAAGCGCCCTGAGGCGAATTGGAAAGGATGTATTTGAAATGAACTATGAAGTCACCTGCAAGACGCTGCCCCAGCGGTATGTGGCCAGTGTACGGGATGTGCTGCCCTCCTACTATGAAGAGGGAAGGCTGTGGCACACGCTGATGAAGGAGACGGCGCCCCTCCGCCTCCAGGTGGCGGAACCCTGCTGCACCTTGGGCATTTACCATGATACCGACTACCGGGAGCGGGACGTGGACGTGGAGGTCCAGATGTCCGTAAAGGGTACCTATGAGGATACGGAGCATGTGAAGTTCAAGACCGTGCCGCCCATCCTGATGGCCTCCGCCACCTATACGGGCAGCTACGAAAAGGTGAACGAGGTGAACGCCGCGGTGGCCGCCTGGGTGCGGGACAACGGCTATGAATTCGACGGGCTCTCCTTCTGCATCTACCATGTGAGCCCCCATGAGACCCAGAACCCGGACGAGCTGGTCACAGAGGTGTGCTATCCGGTTCGGAAGAAGGCGGAGCGGCATTAA
- the rbr gene encoding rubrerythrin has translation MELKGSKTEANLRKAFSGESEARNKYTYFASAAKKEGYEQIAAIFQETADNEKEHAKLWFKALGALGDTAQNLQNAADGEHWEWDEMYKDMAKTAEEEGFLALAAQFEGVAKIEKTHEDRYLKLLENLKNGEVFKKGEKVMWFCRNCGHVEIGESAPQVCPVCKHPQAYFQIKATNY, from the coding sequence ATGGAGTTGAAGGGCAGCAAAACAGAGGCCAACCTGCGCAAGGCATTTTCCGGCGAGTCCGAGGCAAGAAACAAGTATACCTATTTTGCCAGCGCGGCAAAAAAAGAGGGCTATGAGCAGATTGCGGCCATTTTCCAGGAGACCGCCGACAACGAGAAGGAGCACGCCAAGCTGTGGTTCAAGGCCTTGGGCGCCCTGGGCGACACCGCCCAGAACCTGCAGAACGCCGCCGACGGCGAGCACTGGGAATGGGACGAGATGTACAAGGACATGGCCAAGACCGCTGAAGAAGAGGGCTTTTTGGCGCTGGCCGCTCAGTTTGAGGGCGTGGCCAAGATTGAGAAGACCCACGAGGACCGCTATCTGAAGCTGTTGGAGAACCTCAAGAACGGAGAGGTCTTCAAAAAGGGCGAAAAGGTCATGTGGTTCTGCCGCAACTGCGGCCATGTGGAGATCGGCGAGTCCGCTCCCCAGGTCTGCCCCGTCTGCAAGCATCCCCAGGCGTATTTCCAGATCAAAGCCACCAACTATTAA
- a CDS encoding Fur family transcriptional regulator produces MRPQRYSVRRERIYEAVAASCEHPSAEMIYNQLKTELPQLSLGTVYRNLNQLAEEGRLSRLDCGSADRFDATVAPHTHFCCTACGRVLDLPVPYDPVLDREAERWGCQVKGHSLTFLGICSGCGGKNTVL; encoded by the coding sequence ATGCGTCCGCAGAGGTATTCTGTCCGGCGGGAACGCATTTACGAAGCCGTGGCCGCCTCCTGTGAGCACCCTTCTGCGGAAATGATTTACAATCAGCTGAAGACAGAGCTTCCGCAGCTGAGCCTGGGTACGGTGTACCGAAACCTGAACCAGCTGGCCGAGGAGGGGCGGCTGAGCCGGCTGGACTGCGGCAGCGCGGACCGGTTCGACGCCACAGTGGCGCCCCACACCCACTTTTGCTGCACCGCCTGCGGACGGGTGCTGGACCTGCCCGTGCCCTACGACCCGGTGCTGGACCGGGAGGCGGAGCGTTGGGGCTGTCAGGTAAAGGGCCACAGTTTGACGTTTCTTGGTATTTGTTCCGGCTGTGGTGGAAAGAATACAGTGTTGTGA
- a CDS encoding calcium/sodium antiporter — MEGLVTAALFLLGLLLIVKGGDYFVDAAVWMAEISGIPQFIIGATVVSLATTLPELMVSVMGVLQGEVDLAVGNAVGSVTANIGLIMGLSVVCIPSAVKRGQFSLKAILMAAAAALLLALCRGGELPLLPSMGLLVIFSAFVWANIRDAKQSISQRDPHSRRDISRRRVFIMTCKFILGVVGIIVGSELLINEGSAIAVFLGVPASIIGVTMVAVGTSLPELVTTVSAIVKRESSMSIGNIIGANVIDLTMILPVCSLISGGRLAISPQTVLLDLPACLLLVVTAILPPLFTGRFYRAQGALMLLLYAGYVVLLIL; from the coding sequence ATGGAAGGATTGGTCACCGCGGCCCTATTTTTACTGGGGCTTTTGCTGATCGTCAAGGGCGGAGACTACTTTGTGGACGCCGCCGTCTGGATGGCGGAGATCTCGGGTATCCCCCAGTTCATCATCGGCGCCACCGTGGTCTCCCTGGCCACCACGCTGCCGGAGCTGATGGTCTCCGTCATGGGTGTGCTGCAAGGTGAGGTGGACTTGGCGGTGGGCAACGCCGTTGGCTCAGTCACTGCCAACATCGGGCTGATTATGGGCCTTTCCGTGGTCTGCATCCCCTCGGCCGTCAAGCGCGGGCAATTCAGTTTAAAAGCCATCCTGATGGCTGCGGCCGCGGCCCTGCTGCTGGCCCTGTGTCGGGGCGGAGAACTGCCCCTGCTGCCCTCCATGGGGCTTTTGGTGATTTTTTCCGCCTTTGTCTGGGCCAATATCCGGGACGCCAAGCAAAGCATCAGCCAGCGGGACCCACACAGCCGCCGGGATATCTCCCGCCGCCGCGTCTTCATCATGACCTGCAAGTTCATCTTGGGCGTGGTGGGCATCATCGTGGGCTCTGAACTGCTCATCAACGAAGGAAGCGCCATCGCTGTCTTTTTGGGCGTGCCCGCCAGCATCATCGGCGTCACCATGGTGGCCGTCGGCACCTCGCTGCCGGAGCTGGTTACCACGGTCTCCGCCATTGTCAAGCGGGAGTCCTCCATGTCCATCGGCAATATCATCGGCGCCAATGTGATCGATTTGACCATGATCCTCCCCGTCTGCTCCCTCATCTCCGGCGGGCGCCTTGCCATCTCTCCGCAGACAGTGCTCCTGGACCTGCCGGCCTGCCTTTTGCTGGTGGTCACCGCCATCCTGCCCCCGCTGTTCACCGGCCGGTTCTACCGTGCCCAGGGCGCGCTTATGCTGCTTCTTTACGCGGGGTATGTGGTGCTTTTGATTTTGTGA
- a CDS encoding YgiQ family radical SAM protein gives MGEFLPVSRQEMRDRGWDGYDFLVVTADAYVDHPSFGTTIIARVLEAEGYRVAILSQPDWHSAAAFQRMGRPRWGAFIGGGNIDSMVAHYTAAKKRRSRDQYSPGGKMGLRPDRPTIVYANRCREAFPGLPVVIGGLEASLRRFAHYDYWDDKVRRSILFDAQADLMVYGMGERATREIAGRLAAGTPVEEITDVRGTAYAADSPAPCPFSKTTCASYEEVCADKRSYAQATKVEYDEHDPVRGRAILQRHGAKWLIVNPPSAPLSTKELDAVAELPYVREVHPMYDQDGGVPAIEEVRFSVTHNRGCFGGCNFCSLAFHQGRMITSRSHESCIREVTEMTHDPKFKGYIHDVGGPSANFRHPSCQEQLKRGMCKNRSCLAPTPCRNIDPDHSDYTKLLQELRAIPGVKKVFVRSGIRYDYLLAGRNDEFFRELVNHHISGQLKVAPEHCVAHVLDYMGKPHFDVFESFWDKYQTFNRKEGREQYLVPYLMSSHPGCTLSDAVELAEFLHSTGHQPEQVQDFYPTPGTLSTCMYYTGIDPRTMQPVYVATDPHDKALQRALLQWRKPEMRRLVVEALHKAGREDLIGYGPQCLIRPLHGGRSPAAEAGGGQRRDKGRRGASTPRQGEASPRQADTGRSGPNRGISDPRKRQGKPGTTDPRRGEAKDMPRGGIKAASSAQQPQKPLKRKKGWAKPKKRK, from the coding sequence ATGGGTGAATTTTTGCCAGTCTCCCGCCAGGAGATGCGGGATCGGGGCTGGGACGGATATGACTTCTTGGTGGTCACAGCCGACGCCTATGTGGATCATCCCAGCTTCGGCACCACCATCATTGCCCGGGTACTGGAGGCGGAGGGCTACCGGGTTGCCATCCTGAGCCAGCCGGACTGGCACAGCGCAGCGGCCTTCCAGCGGATGGGCCGCCCCCGGTGGGGCGCGTTCATCGGCGGAGGCAACATCGACTCCATGGTGGCCCACTACACGGCGGCCAAGAAGCGCCGCAGCCGGGATCAGTACAGCCCCGGTGGAAAGATGGGCCTGCGGCCCGACCGGCCCACCATTGTCTACGCCAACCGCTGCCGGGAGGCCTTTCCCGGCCTGCCGGTGGTCATCGGCGGCCTGGAGGCCTCGCTGCGCAGGTTTGCCCACTACGACTATTGGGACGACAAGGTCCGCCGCTCCATCCTCTTTGACGCCCAGGCAGATCTTATGGTCTACGGCATGGGGGAGCGGGCCACCCGGGAGATTGCCGGGCGCCTCGCCGCAGGCACGCCGGTGGAGGAGATCACCGACGTGCGGGGAACGGCCTATGCCGCGGACTCCCCCGCCCCCTGCCCCTTCTCCAAAACCACCTGCGCCTCCTATGAGGAGGTATGTGCCGACAAGAGGTCTTACGCCCAGGCCACCAAAGTGGAATACGATGAGCACGACCCCGTCCGCGGCAGAGCCATTCTCCAGCGCCACGGCGCCAAGTGGCTCATCGTCAATCCCCCCTCCGCGCCCCTTTCCACAAAGGAGCTGGACGCGGTGGCGGAACTCCCCTATGTCCGGGAGGTCCACCCCATGTACGATCAGGACGGCGGCGTACCCGCCATCGAGGAGGTGCGCTTCTCCGTCACCCACAACCGGGGCTGCTTCGGCGGGTGCAACTTCTGCTCCCTGGCCTTTCACCAGGGCCGCATGATCACCTCCCGCAGCCATGAAAGCTGCATCCGCGAGGTGACGGAGATGACCCACGACCCCAAGTTCAAGGGCTATATCCACGACGTGGGCGGCCCCTCGGCCAACTTCCGCCACCCCTCCTGCCAGGAACAGCTCAAGCGGGGCATGTGCAAGAACCGCAGCTGCCTGGCCCCCACGCCCTGCCGCAACATCGACCCCGACCACTCGGACTACACAAAGCTCCTGCAGGAGCTGCGGGCCATCCCGGGCGTGAAGAAAGTCTTTGTCCGCTCCGGCATCCGCTATGACTATCTGCTGGCGGGCCGCAACGACGAGTTTTTCCGGGAACTGGTGAACCACCACATCAGCGGCCAGCTGAAGGTGGCTCCCGAGCACTGCGTGGCCCATGTGCTGGACTACATGGGAAAGCCACATTTCGACGTATTCGAGTCCTTTTGGGACAAGTATCAGACATTCAACCGCAAAGAGGGCCGGGAACAGTACCTGGTGCCCTACCTCATGTCCTCCCACCCCGGCTGCACCCTCAGCGACGCGGTGGAGCTGGCGGAATTCCTTCACTCCACCGGGCACCAGCCGGAGCAGGTACAGGACTTCTATCCCACGCCGGGCACCCTCTCCACCTGCATGTATTATACGGGCATCGACCCGCGGACCATGCAGCCGGTCTATGTCGCCACCGACCCCCACGACAAGGCGCTTCAGCGGGCACTGCTCCAGTGGCGCAAGCCGGAGATGCGCCGGCTGGTGGTGGAGGCGCTCCACAAAGCCGGACGTGAGGACCTCATCGGCTACGGCCCCCAGTGCCTGATCCGTCCTCTGCACGGCGGACGCAGCCCGGCCGCAGAGGCCGGCGGCGGCCAGCGCCGGGACAAGGGGAGGCGCGGTGCGTCCACCCCACGGCAGGGGGAGGCCAGCCCCCGGCAGGCTGACACGGGAAGAAGCGGGCCAAACCGGGGCATATCCGATCCGCGCAAGCGGCAGGGGAAGCCAGGCACCACCGACCCACGGCGGGGTGAAGCAAAGGACATGCCTCGGGGCGGGATCAAAGCGGCCTCTTCCGCCCAGCAGCCCCAGAAGCCGCTGAAGCGGAAAAAGGGCTGGGCAAAACCCAAAAAGAGGAAATAA
- a CDS encoding bifunctional histidine phosphatase family protein/GNAT family N-acetyltransferase — protein MTKLYLVRHAEAEGNLYRIAHGQYDSMITDRGYQQIEALRQRFQDIHVDAVYSSDLRRTCITATAVYVPRHLPLNKRKDLREVGIGRWEQMSWGEIGREEPEQMLNFTKHMERWHVEGAETVAEVRDRMLRAVREIIAAHPNETVAVFSHGMALRILLGTLQGLTLEQLGQTSHGDNTAVSLLEAEDGHIKVVFRDDNSHVKNISTFAGQTWWKRPNGIEPGLAFSDLDLASQGEFLHRCGCDIWKLTSMPGDFDGDVLLREASERPCLIASLEGTPVGCLELNPEKEADQNHGWISFYYMTPEYRCQGYGIQLLGQAVKFYRPLQRHTLRIALSPQAQQAYRFFTRYGFQSTGSTEDGRDILEKDIRLLDI, from the coding sequence ATGACAAAGCTATATCTGGTCCGCCATGCCGAGGCGGAGGGAAATTTGTACCGAATCGCCCACGGGCAGTACGACAGCATGATCACCGACCGGGGGTACCAGCAGATCGAGGCGCTGCGCCAGCGTTTCCAGGACATCCACGTGGACGCGGTCTACTCCAGCGACCTGCGCCGCACCTGCATCACCGCCACCGCCGTCTATGTGCCGAGGCACTTGCCCCTTAACAAGCGGAAGGATCTGCGGGAGGTGGGAATCGGCCGCTGGGAGCAGATGTCCTGGGGCGAGATCGGCCGGGAAGAGCCGGAGCAGATGCTCAATTTTACCAAACATATGGAGCGCTGGCACGTGGAGGGCGCCGAGACTGTGGCTGAGGTCCGGGACCGGATGCTCCGGGCCGTGCGGGAGATTATCGCCGCCCACCCCAATGAGACCGTGGCCGTCTTTTCCCACGGCATGGCGCTGCGCATCCTGTTGGGCACGCTCCAGGGGCTTACGCTGGAGCAGTTAGGCCAAACCTCCCACGGGGACAACACCGCCGTATCCTTATTGGAGGCGGAGGACGGTCACATCAAGGTGGTTTTCCGGGATGACAACTCCCATGTGAAAAATATCTCCACTTTCGCCGGACAGACCTGGTGGAAACGGCCCAACGGCATCGAGCCGGGCCTTGCCTTCAGCGATTTGGACCTTGCCTCGCAGGGGGAATTCCTCCATCGCTGCGGATGCGACATCTGGAAGCTGACCTCCATGCCCGGGGATTTTGACGGCGACGTACTGCTGCGGGAGGCAAGTGAACGGCCTTGCCTGATTGCCAGTTTGGAGGGCACCCCGGTGGGCTGCCTGGAGCTGAACCCGGAGAAGGAGGCTGATCAAAACCACGGCTGGATCAGCTTCTACTACATGACGCCGGAGTACCGCTGCCAGGGATACGGAATCCAGCTGCTGGGCCAGGCGGTGAAGTTCTACCGCCCCCTGCAGCGCCACACGCTGCGCATCGCCCTGAGCCCGCAGGCCCAGCAGGCCTATCGTTTCTTCACCCGTTACGGTTTCCAAAGCACCGGCTCCACGGAGGATGGACGCGACATTTTGGAAAAAGACATCCGTTTACTGGATATTTGA
- a CDS encoding HNH endonuclease, protein MAQPRSWLEEVIDALHELGDQAHYNKIFQRIQDRGIMNFEENKTWTAAVRSTIERSSSDSKAFTGKEDIFYSAQGKGKGVWGIREPYRPRENRPMTKDVLDKKYRIDEHRAKALSDAQLKKKALSKETKHPKSRIASTNTYERNAFVSEYAKRRAKGVCQLCAKEAPFMDKAGSPYLETHHVVWLSKGGGDTIDNTVALCPNCHRKMHVLNRKEDREALLSAAKSGESHPHVRRLVT, encoded by the coding sequence ATGGCACAGCCGAGAAGTTGGCTGGAGGAAGTCATCGACGCGCTCCACGAGTTGGGGGATCAGGCGCACTACAATAAGATTTTTCAAAGGATTCAGGATCGTGGGATTATGAATTTTGAAGAGAATAAAACTTGGACGGCTGCCGTAAGAAGTACCATAGAGCGCTCTTCCAGCGATTCAAAAGCATTTACCGGGAAAGAGGATATCTTCTATTCCGCGCAGGGAAAAGGCAAAGGGGTCTGGGGTATCCGGGAGCCATACAGGCCCAGGGAAAACCGACCGATGACCAAAGACGTCCTGGACAAAAAATACAGGATTGACGAGCATCGGGCAAAAGCTCTCTCCGATGCGCAGCTGAAGAAAAAGGCGCTCTCCAAAGAGACAAAACATCCGAAGAGCCGGATTGCCAGTACCAATACATATGAGCGGAATGCTTTCGTCTCGGAATATGCCAAACGCAGGGCTAAGGGCGTCTGTCAGCTCTGTGCCAAGGAGGCCCCCTTTATGGACAAGGCCGGGTCGCCCTATCTGGAGACCCACCATGTGGTATGGCTTTCAAAGGGCGGCGGCGATACGATCGACAACACGGTGGCTCTTTGCCCCAACTGCCACAGGAAGATGCACGTCCTGAACCGGAAGGAGGATCGGGAGGCGCTATTGTCGGCGGCCAAATCCGGCGAATCGCATCCGCATGTGCGGCGCCTTGTTACCTGA
- a CDS encoding Na/Pi cotransporter family protein: MDIFSIFSLCGGLAFFLYGMNTMSNSLEKMAGGRLERTLKQMTSNPLKSLLLGAGITIAIQSSSAMTVMLVGLVNSGVMELGQTIGVIMGSNIGTTLTAWILSLTGIQSENVLVEMLKPENFSPLIALAGVILLMSSKKQRHRDIGRIMLGFAVLMYGMDLMKNAVSPLADMPEFAGILTAFRNPLVGVLVGAVFTGIIQSSAASVGILQALALTGSISYGMAIPIIMGQNIGTCVTALLSSIGVNRNARRVAAVHISFNVIGTVVCLALFYIAHGIFQFQFVDAPIDAVGVAFCHTVFNVATTAMLLPFARQLEKLATVLVRSESGTDTVAFLDPLLIRTPAVAVAECGNLAIQMGELARDNVLMAIDQLSDYQSARDSTITENEDKLDIYEDRLGGYLVEASRKGISAADGRSASKLLHSIGDFERIGDHSLNIMEAGRELHEKQLSFSDEANAELKVLTDALIEILNLTVRAFETSDCAMASTVEPLEEVIDQLIEEIRMRHINRLQRGKCTIQLGFVLNDLLTNYERISDHCSNLAICVLETEQTGLNPHAYLHDVKTGEEFTTNVQSYLTKYKLPELPAAH, from the coding sequence ATGGATATTTTCTCTATTTTTTCCCTTTGTGGAGGTCTGGCGTTTTTCCTGTACGGAATGAACACCATGTCCAACAGCCTGGAAAAAATGGCCGGCGGCCGGCTGGAGCGCACCTTGAAGCAGATGACCTCCAACCCATTGAAAAGCCTGCTTTTGGGTGCGGGCATCACCATTGCCATCCAGTCCTCATCCGCCATGACGGTCATGCTGGTGGGCCTGGTCAACTCCGGCGTTATGGAGCTGGGGCAGACCATCGGCGTCATCATGGGTTCCAACATTGGAACCACGCTGACGGCGTGGATTTTGTCCCTGACCGGAATCCAGAGTGAAAACGTGCTGGTGGAGATGCTCAAGCCGGAGAATTTCTCTCCCCTGATTGCCCTGGCCGGCGTGATTTTGCTCATGTCCTCCAAAAAGCAGCGGCATCGGGACATCGGCCGGATCATGCTGGGCTTTGCCGTGCTGATGTACGGGATGGACCTGATGAAAAACGCGGTCAGCCCCCTGGCGGATATGCCGGAGTTTGCCGGCATCCTGACGGCATTCCGCAACCCGCTGGTGGGCGTATTGGTGGGCGCGGTCTTCACCGGCATCATCCAGAGTTCCGCGGCCTCCGTGGGTATTTTGCAGGCCCTGGCCCTGACCGGCAGCATCTCTTACGGCATGGCCATCCCCATCATCATGGGCCAGAACATCGGCACCTGCGTCACCGCACTGCTCTCCTCCATTGGTGTCAACCGCAACGCCCGGCGCGTGGCGGCTGTTCATATCTCCTTCAACGTGATCGGCACGGTGGTGTGCCTTGCTCTCTTTTATATTGCCCACGGCATCTTCCAGTTCCAATTTGTGGACGCGCCCATCGACGCCGTGGGCGTGGCCTTCTGCCACACGGTATTCAACGTGGCGACGACGGCCATGCTGCTGCCGTTTGCCCGCCAATTGGAAAAGCTGGCCACTGTCCTCGTGCGCAGCGAGTCCGGCACCGATACGGTGGCGTTCCTGGATCCGCTGCTGATCCGCACACCTGCCGTTGCCGTGGCGGAGTGCGGCAACCTGGCCATCCAAATGGGTGAGCTGGCCCGGGACAATGTCCTGATGGCAATCGACCAGCTCTCCGATTACCAGAGCGCCCGGGACTCCACGATTACGGAGAACGAGGACAAGCTGGATATCTATGAGGACCGGTTGGGCGGCTACCTGGTGGAGGCGTCCCGAAAGGGCATCTCCGCCGCCGACGGCCGTTCCGCCTCCAAGCTCCTCCACTCCATCGGGGATTTCGAGCGCATCGGCGACCACTCCCTCAACATCATGGAGGCGGGCAGGGAGCTCCATGAAAAGCAGCTCTCTTTCTCCGATGAAGCCAACGCGGAGCTGAAGGTACTCACCGACGCCCTGATTGAGATTCTCAACCTGACCGTCAGGGCCTTTGAGACCAGCGACTGCGCCATGGCCTCCACGGTGGAGCCTCTGGAAGAGGTGATCGACCAGTTGATCGAGGAGATCCGGATGCGCCACATCAACCGCCTCCAGCGGGGGAAATGCACCATTCAGCTGGGATTTGTGCTCAACGACCTGCTGACCAATTATGAGCGCATCTCCGACCACTGCTCCAACCTGGCCATCTGTGTGCTGGAGACGGAGCAGACCGGCCTCAATCCCCATGCCTATCTCCACGATGTCAAGACCGGCGAGGAATTCACCACCAACGTCCAAAGCTACCTGACCAAATACAAGCTGCCGGAGCTCCCGGCCGCGCACTGA